A single genomic interval of Aureliella helgolandensis harbors:
- a CDS encoding glycosyltransferase family 2 protein: MDTLETNVQRKTRLPSSDSVEVVPKRLAVIVPCYNEAESIQQLSKKLGILAESAAQSFQLELILVDDGSSDTTHGMLCDHFRANEHVRVVRHATNQGIAAAIATGIGATDSPILASIDADCTYDPLLVLAMADLLTEEVDMVVASPYHPGGRVEGVPAWRLQLSRCASRLYGLVLHNKLHTYTSCVRVYRRSAVQRYAVREPGFVGIVELLWAVDAAGGKIVECPAILTVRSFGVSKMKVSSTTYKHVKFLSRILLRRMLPKALLASPKN, encoded by the coding sequence ATGGACACGCTAGAGACCAATGTCCAGCGAAAAACAAGGCTTCCCTCCAGCGACTCGGTAGAAGTAGTCCCGAAGCGTTTAGCTGTGATTGTCCCTTGCTACAACGAGGCCGAATCGATCCAGCAGTTGTCGAAGAAGTTGGGCATACTTGCCGAATCGGCTGCCCAGTCGTTTCAATTGGAATTGATCCTTGTAGACGATGGGAGCTCGGACACTACCCACGGAATGCTGTGTGATCATTTTCGCGCTAATGAACATGTACGAGTCGTTCGACACGCCACCAATCAAGGAATTGCTGCAGCCATTGCAACAGGAATTGGGGCAACCGACTCCCCCATACTTGCATCGATCGACGCTGATTGCACCTACGATCCGTTGCTCGTGCTCGCCATGGCCGATCTGCTGACGGAAGAAGTCGACATGGTGGTCGCATCCCCCTACCACCCCGGCGGTCGCGTCGAAGGGGTACCTGCATGGCGGTTACAGCTGTCGCGCTGCGCGTCGCGGCTGTATGGCTTGGTGCTGCACAACAAGCTGCATACCTACACCAGCTGCGTCCGCGTCTACCGACGCTCTGCAGTCCAGCGCTACGCCGTCCGCGAACCCGGCTTTGTGGGGATCGTCGAACTGTTGTGGGCCGTCGATGCAGCGGGCGGCAAGATTGTCGAATGCCCAGCGATCCTAACGGTGCGCTCGTTCGGCGTTTCCAAGATGAAAGTATCGAGTACGACGTACAAGCATGTCAAGTTTTTGAGTCGCATCCTGTTACGGCGAATGCTCCCGAAGGCTCTCCTGGCCTCCCCCAAAAACTGA
- a CDS encoding Gfo/Idh/MocA family protein produces the protein MITHATRFGLIGAGAIAQSYLLAFEKSKDAQLVGVTDISLEAATAMAERAHCSAFSDYLAMIEETDCEAVVLCTPPVTHPEITCELLKRNIHVLCEKPLAVGLSEAKLMLAAAEESTAILTMASKFRYSSDIVAAKSLIASGVIGDVVLFENAFTARVDMSHRWNSDPSISGGGVLIDNGTHSVDITRYFLGPIAEIRVVEGLRIQDIAVEDTVQIFVRSASGVMGSIDLSWSLNKELDNYVSIYGSAGTLHVGWKESKYRRAEDEQWTIFGNGYNKVDAFTNQLNDFVTSIRSGELPRISLQDALASVEVIDACYNAMWESSWSQVGSELSESVGFQ, from the coding sequence ATGATTACCCATGCAACTCGATTCGGACTCATCGGCGCAGGCGCGATTGCCCAAAGCTACCTACTCGCTTTTGAAAAATCGAAGGATGCCCAATTGGTGGGAGTCACGGACATTAGCCTCGAGGCTGCTACAGCCATGGCAGAGCGTGCCCACTGCTCCGCTTTCAGCGACTATTTGGCGATGATTGAAGAGACCGACTGCGAAGCCGTCGTTCTGTGCACTCCACCGGTGACACATCCCGAGATCACTTGCGAACTTCTCAAGCGCAACATCCACGTACTTTGTGAAAAACCGCTGGCAGTCGGACTTAGCGAAGCGAAGCTGATGCTGGCCGCTGCTGAAGAATCGACTGCGATACTCACGATGGCGTCAAAATTTCGCTACAGCAGCGATATCGTTGCCGCCAAGTCGCTGATCGCTTCAGGCGTCATCGGTGACGTAGTGCTGTTTGAGAATGCGTTCACTGCTCGCGTGGACATGTCCCATCGATGGAATAGTGATCCTAGCATCAGTGGCGGCGGTGTCCTGATCGACAATGGAACACACTCTGTCGATATCACTCGCTACTTCCTGGGGCCCATCGCAGAAATCCGCGTGGTGGAAGGACTACGTATCCAAGACATTGCCGTCGAAGATACTGTGCAGATTTTTGTCAGAAGCGCCAGCGGAGTCATGGGGAGTATCGATCTCTCATGGAGCCTCAACAAAGAACTTGACAACTACGTCAGTATCTACGGATCTGCCGGTACCTTGCACGTTGGCTGGAAGGAATCCAAGTACCGGAGAGCTGAAGATGAACAATGGACCATCTTTGGAAATGGCTACAACAAGGTCGATGCATTCACCAATCAGCTCAATGATTTCGTGACATCGATCCGCAGTGGGGAATTGCCACGCATCTCGTTACAGGACGCCCTTGCCTCGGTCGAAGTCATCGACGCTTGCTATAACGCCATGTGGGAAAGCAGCTGGTCCCAAGTAGGCAGTGAGTTGTCCGAATCGGTAGGATTTCAATAG
- a CDS encoding NAD(P)/FAD-dependent oxidoreductase — protein MNNRPETIGIVGGGVLGLTLALRLAERGKHVTILERADHPGGLADAWQLGPIQWDRHYHVTLASDRFTMQLLQELQLAEKVQWSQTKTGFLVDGKLYSMSNAQEFLKFPPLRLIDKIRLGWTIWHASKIRDWQKLERIPIGVWLLRHSGRRTFERIWKPLLKAKLGDAWERTNAAFIWATIQRMYAARNGGQKQEKFGYVSGGYQTFLNAMVDKLRDLNVRIACNTTVAQIRSQSGGPVQVHLADSERVTFDKVVVTSPTPARICPQLSPRERESLEKIEYIGIVCASLLLRKPLGGYYVTNITTPAPFTGIIEMSALVSPHELAGHGLVYLPKYAAQGDSIWSETDDQVQQSFLDGMRDLYPAFDADQVLEFRISRVKQVFPLPVLNYSSNVLGTTTSQPGIYLVNSSQIVNGTLNVNETIKLAESSIDEICNVNASAFEESA, from the coding sequence GTGAACAATAGACCGGAAACTATCGGAATCGTAGGTGGCGGAGTGCTGGGACTGACCCTAGCACTGCGGCTGGCAGAGCGTGGAAAACATGTGACGATTCTGGAACGCGCTGACCATCCCGGTGGCCTGGCAGATGCGTGGCAACTTGGGCCAATCCAGTGGGATCGGCACTACCATGTAACGCTCGCTAGCGACCGTTTCACAATGCAACTCTTGCAGGAGTTGCAGCTGGCGGAGAAAGTGCAATGGTCGCAAACGAAGACCGGATTCTTGGTCGATGGAAAACTTTACTCGATGTCCAATGCGCAGGAATTTCTGAAGTTCCCTCCCTTGCGGCTGATCGACAAGATACGACTCGGCTGGACGATCTGGCATGCATCAAAGATTCGCGACTGGCAGAAATTGGAACGCATACCTATTGGTGTTTGGTTGCTGCGCCACTCCGGACGCCGCACCTTTGAGCGAATATGGAAACCACTGCTAAAAGCCAAACTGGGCGATGCTTGGGAACGCACCAATGCCGCCTTCATTTGGGCGACCATCCAACGCATGTACGCGGCCCGCAACGGTGGGCAGAAGCAAGAAAAATTCGGCTACGTGTCCGGAGGCTATCAAACGTTTCTAAATGCCATGGTCGACAAATTGCGAGACCTCAACGTTCGAATCGCCTGCAACACCACCGTCGCTCAGATTCGAAGTCAGAGCGGTGGACCAGTCCAAGTGCACCTGGCAGACAGCGAACGCGTGACCTTTGACAAAGTGGTCGTAACGAGCCCGACTCCCGCACGAATCTGTCCGCAACTATCACCGCGGGAACGAGAGTCGCTTGAAAAGATTGAGTACATCGGAATCGTATGTGCGTCGTTGCTGTTGCGCAAGCCGTTGGGCGGCTACTACGTGACCAACATCACGACTCCGGCTCCGTTTACAGGCATCATCGAAATGAGCGCGTTGGTGTCTCCCCATGAACTGGCTGGGCATGGTCTGGTCTATCTCCCCAAGTATGCGGCTCAAGGCGATTCGATCTGGAGTGAGACTGACGATCAGGTGCAGCAGAGTTTCTTAGATGGCATGCGTGACTTGTATCCTGCGTTTGATGCCGACCAAGTATTGGAATTTCGCATTTCCCGTGTCAAACAGGTCTTCCCGCTGCCGGTCCTTAACTACAGTAGCAACGTGCTAGGCACCACCACCAGTCAACCAGGGATCTACTTGGTGAACTCCTCCCAGATAGTGAATGGTACATTGAACGTCAATGAGACAATCAAGCTGGCCGAATCCTCGATCGACGAGATTTGCAACGTGAATGCTTCAGCCTTTGAGGAATCCGCCTAG
- a CDS encoding acyltransferase, producing MDVRIHPTAIVEQNVSLGRGTSVWDNVHIRHGARLGEQCIVGGKSYIAYDVQIGHRVKINSMVYICNAVIIEDGVMISAGVIFTNDRFPRATTNDLSELRSSSPDAATLPTRVREGATIGAGARIGCDLVIGRFAMIGMGTIVTRTVADFHLVLGNPGRSIGAVCRCGRPLMKWCDLAHNTPIHVQCDYCGLQFQINERVVLELGLDSADKNYPHLAASLKSEEP from the coding sequence ATGGATGTAAGAATTCACCCGACTGCTATCGTTGAACAGAACGTATCCCTGGGGCGTGGCACGTCCGTCTGGGACAACGTGCATATTCGCCATGGAGCGCGTTTGGGTGAACAATGCATCGTCGGGGGAAAATCCTACATCGCCTACGATGTGCAAATCGGCCATCGAGTGAAAATTAACTCCATGGTCTATATATGCAATGCGGTCATAATTGAAGACGGCGTAATGATTAGCGCCGGAGTGATTTTCACAAACGACAGGTTCCCCCGCGCAACGACGAATGATCTTTCGGAATTGCGATCGAGCTCCCCCGATGCTGCGACTCTGCCAACGCGTGTGCGTGAAGGCGCCACCATTGGCGCCGGGGCTAGGATCGGGTGTGACCTCGTAATTGGCCGCTTTGCGATGATTGGAATGGGCACAATTGTTACCCGCACCGTAGCCGACTTTCATTTGGTACTAGGCAACCCTGGACGCTCGATTGGCGCGGTGTGTCGCTGCGGACGTCCCTTAATGAAATGGTGCGACCTGGCTCACAACACCCCCATTCATGTTCAGTGCGATTATTGTGGCCTTCAATTCCAAATCAACGAGCGAGTGGTACTCGAGCTTGGACTAGATTCTGCCGACAAGAACTACCCCCATTTAGCAGCTTCGCTTAAATCGGAGGAACCGTAG
- a CDS encoding polysaccharide deacetylase family protein — protein sequence MNKLSASLSLDLDNKWSYLKTHGDEGWESFPSYLDSVVPFVLEILSDLNLTITVFVIGQDAILPKNHGALAQIAKAGHEIGNHSFHHEPWLHLYSEAKLSAEFTAAEEAIHLATGKKTIGFRGPGFSFSPSVLRCLADRGYLYDASTFPTYLGPVARAYYFLSTQLDDEKRSERKNLFGSFTEGFRPLKPYRWEFPAGSQTPPLIEIPVTTIPWVRVPFHLSYLLYLASYSETLAWAYWKFALTCCRISGVAPSLLLHPLDFLGGDEELDLSFFPAMGLKGTVKRAFAKAVLADFARVYEVVPMADFAHQIDRLGRLKARPVPAAPPLAKPTGTQPVRAEGLR from the coding sequence ATGAACAAGCTTAGCGCCAGCCTATCATTGGACCTAGACAACAAGTGGTCCTATTTGAAAACGCACGGAGATGAAGGTTGGGAGAGTTTCCCAAGTTATCTGGACAGCGTCGTACCGTTTGTTTTGGAGATTCTCTCGGACCTGAACCTCACAATTACGGTCTTTGTAATTGGGCAGGATGCGATCCTTCCGAAGAATCATGGAGCTTTGGCTCAGATTGCCAAGGCTGGTCATGAAATTGGCAACCATTCCTTCCATCATGAGCCATGGTTGCACCTCTATAGTGAAGCGAAGCTCAGCGCGGAGTTTACAGCGGCCGAAGAAGCAATCCATTTAGCTACGGGCAAAAAGACGATTGGGTTTCGTGGTCCTGGTTTCAGTTTTTCTCCGAGTGTGCTGCGTTGCTTGGCAGATCGGGGCTACTTGTACGACGCGTCCACTTTCCCAACCTATTTAGGCCCAGTGGCTCGAGCCTACTATTTTCTTTCGACGCAACTCGATGATGAGAAGCGTAGCGAGCGCAAGAATCTGTTCGGTAGTTTCACGGAGGGATTCCGCCCGCTCAAGCCCTATCGTTGGGAGTTTCCTGCTGGCAGCCAAACTCCGCCGCTGATTGAAATCCCCGTTACAACCATTCCATGGGTAAGAGTCCCCTTCCACCTGAGCTACCTGCTGTACCTAGCCAGTTACTCAGAAACTTTGGCATGGGCCTACTGGAAGTTTGCTTTGACCTGCTGCCGCATTTCCGGGGTAGCGCCGTCACTGCTGCTACACCCGCTCGATTTCCTAGGCGGAGACGAAGAGCTGGACCTCAGTTTCTTCCCGGCCATGGGCCTCAAGGGGACCGTAAAAAGAGCCTTTGCCAAAGCGGTACTCGCCGATTTCGCGAGAGTCTACGAAGTCGTGCCTATGGCAGATTTTGCGCACCAGATCGACCGTTTGGGTCGATTAAAGGCACGCCCGGTGCCGGCAGCACCACCCCTCGCGAAACCAACGGGCACACAGCCAGTTAGGGCGGAGGGATTG
- a CDS encoding DegT/DnrJ/EryC1/StrS family aminotransferase, with translation MSIAAKSVLPLPSDQDASGRSLGNEEIQLLQDAVNSGTLTSTKGQFVKTLERRFADRLGVKHAIACSHGSAAIHCAIAAINPEPGDEIVTTSITDMGALTPILYQGAIPVFADVDPATCNVTRQSIEKALSDRTKAVVVTHLFGNPCDMTQIMELCRGRGIPVIEDCAQAFDAQHAGNPAGLLGDIGCFSLQQGKHITTGEGGIVTTNDDALARRVFLFVNKAWGYGDANPDHYFLALNYRMTELQGAVAVAQLEKLTEIVTARIQLADRFTSLIAELPGITPPVIQPGDVHSYWKYCVQVDADLIPGGAMALGAALKPHGVFSAPRYIQKPAFECAVFQEQRTFGTSRWPFTLASASALDYSREKFVGSYSGLQRILVLPWNEKYTRQHVEYIADCLSKSIAQLRSSAS, from the coding sequence ATGAGTATTGCGGCAAAGTCTGTTCTGCCTCTCCCTTCGGACCAAGATGCGAGCGGTAGATCACTTGGAAATGAAGAGATTCAGTTGTTGCAAGACGCTGTCAACAGCGGAACTCTGACTAGCACGAAGGGGCAATTTGTCAAAACGCTAGAACGGCGTTTCGCAGACCGACTTGGCGTCAAACATGCTATCGCTTGCTCACATGGTAGTGCGGCGATTCACTGTGCGATTGCAGCCATTAATCCGGAACCGGGCGACGAGATCGTCACCACTTCCATTACCGACATGGGAGCATTGACCCCGATTCTTTACCAAGGGGCGATTCCCGTCTTTGCTGACGTTGATCCGGCCACGTGCAACGTGACTAGGCAATCGATCGAAAAAGCATTGAGCGACCGCACGAAGGCAGTTGTGGTAACACACCTGTTTGGCAATCCGTGTGATATGACGCAAATCATGGAGCTGTGCCGGGGCCGTGGAATTCCTGTCATCGAAGACTGTGCGCAGGCCTTCGATGCTCAACACGCAGGCAATCCGGCCGGACTCCTCGGCGACATCGGCTGCTTTAGCTTGCAGCAAGGAAAGCATATCACGACCGGTGAGGGTGGCATTGTCACCACCAACGATGATGCCCTAGCGCGCCGCGTTTTTCTGTTTGTGAACAAGGCCTGGGGCTATGGCGATGCAAATCCAGATCACTATTTCTTAGCCTTGAACTACCGGATGACGGAGTTGCAAGGCGCCGTTGCTGTTGCCCAACTTGAGAAGCTGACCGAGATCGTGACGGCTCGCATCCAACTGGCCGACCGGTTTACGTCGTTGATCGCAGAGCTTCCTGGAATCACTCCGCCGGTGATTCAACCTGGCGATGTACATTCCTATTGGAAGTACTGCGTCCAGGTCGATGCCGACCTGATCCCGGGTGGGGCCATGGCGTTGGGCGCCGCCCTGAAGCCGCATGGAGTATTCAGTGCACCACGCTATATCCAAAAGCCGGCCTTTGAGTGCGCGGTATTCCAAGAGCAACGTACCTTTGGCACCAGCCGCTGGCCATTCACACTCGCCAGCGCCTCAGCGTTGGATTACTCTCGCGAGAAATTTGTAGGTTCCTACAGCGGCTTGCAGCGTATCTTGGTGCTGCCATGGAACGAAAAATACACCCGGCAGCATGTCGAATACATCGCCGATTGCTTATCCAAGAGCATCGCACAACTTAGGAGCTCAGCATCATGA